The following proteins come from a genomic window of Endomicrobiales bacterium:
- a CDS encoding FumA C-terminus/TtdB family hydratase beta subunit, with amino-acid sequence MTQKILTSEVKKISKLSAGSKVLLSGIIYTARDAAHKKISELLSAKEKLPINFNGSIIYYCGPCPAKPGEVIGSCGPTTSSRMDPFVQAMHSLGVIATIGKGPRTSVAVESIKKNKATYFVATGGVGALISKKVISSSVVAFSELGAEAIYKLEIKDLPLIVAIDSSGANIFDR; translated from the coding sequence ATGACACAAAAAATATTAACTTCTGAAGTTAAAAAAATATCAAAACTTAGTGCCGGCAGTAAGGTTTTATTATCCGGCATAATATACACTGCGCGAGACGCGGCACACAAGAAAATATCTGAACTTTTAAGCGCAAAAGAAAAGTTACCAATAAATTTTAATGGCTCAATTATTTACTATTGTGGCCCATGCCCCGCAAAGCCGGGTGAGGTTATAGGTTCTTGCGGCCCAACAACATCGTCCAGAATGGACCCATTCGTTCAAGCAATGCATTCCTTGGGTGTAATAGCCACAATTGGCAAAGGGCCGCGCACAAGTGTGGCAGTAGAAAGTATTAAAAAAAATAAGGCAACTTATTTTGTTGCAACCGGCGGCGTTGGTGCGTTGATAAGTAAAAAAGTAATTTCATCGTCTGTGGTTGCTTTTAGTGAACTTGGCGCAGAGGCGATATATAAGTTAGAAATTAAAGATTTACCACTTATAGTTGCTATTGACTCATCTGGCGCGAATATTTTTGACAGATAA
- a CDS encoding fumarate hydratase yields MTKEINVSVISKAVEELCAQANFTLCDDVSCSIISAQKQETNETAKGILSEILENSKIADSEKIALCQDTGVLEVFVTLGQDIKIVGGSLTENINNAVAKAYSQNYLRKSVVNDPFERKNTQDNTPASIYYEVVAGDKLSIIVLPKGAGTENASTLKMFAPTVSWDDVKKYIIDTVKENGVKSCPPLIVGIGIGGTFSKVAYLAKKSLLRQIGSQNKNPIYAIKESELLDEINSANVGPMGLGGNTTALAVHIETAPCHIASLPVAISFSCHSLRRKTVLL; encoded by the coding sequence ATGACAAAAGAAATAAATGTATCAGTAATTTCAAAAGCGGTTGAAGAACTTTGCGCTCAAGCAAATTTTACATTGTGCGATGATGTTTCTTGCTCTATTATTAGCGCTCAAAAACAAGAAACAAATGAAACTGCTAAGGGCATTCTGTCGGAAATTTTAGAAAACTCTAAAATAGCAGATTCCGAAAAAATTGCCTTATGTCAAGACACAGGCGTGCTTGAGGTTTTTGTAACTCTTGGGCAAGATATAAAAATAGTTGGCGGTTCTTTGACCGAAAATATAAATAATGCAGTTGCAAAGGCGTATAGTCAAAATTACTTGCGCAAATCGGTTGTTAATGACCCATTTGAAAGAAAAAACACGCAAGATAATACACCAGCATCTATATATTACGAAGTTGTTGCAGGTGATAAACTTTCAATAATTGTATTGCCTAAGGGGGCTGGCACTGAAAACGCAAGTACACTTAAAATGTTTGCGCCAACGGTTTCATGGGATGATGTTAAAAAATATATTATTGATACCGTCAAAGAAAATGGTGTAAAATCTTGCCCGCCGCTAATTGTTGGCATTGGCATTGGCGGTACTTTTTCAAAAGTGGCATACCTTGCAAAAAAATCATTATTGCGGCAAATAGGTTCTCAAAACAAAAACCCAATTTATGCTATTAAAGAGAGTGAATTGTTAGATGAAATTAATTCAGCCAATGTTGGTCCAATGGGGCTTGGCGGTAATACAACTGCTCTTGCTGTGCATATTGAAACGGCACCTTGCCATATTGCGTCACTCCCTGTCGCTATTAGCTTTTCATGCCACTCTTTAAGAAGGAAAACTGTTCTTTTATGA
- a CDS encoding NADP-dependent malic enzyme yields the protein MKSVKKLLAAAQKPSIRSEKLHPFYRGKMEVVPKCRIKDYTDFALWYTPGVAKVCKNIFDKPELVYDYTNKWNNVAVVSDCTRVLGLGDIGPEAGLPVMEGKALLFKYLGGVDAFPICLDTKDKNKIIETVKLIQPSFGGINLEDIEQPKCFPILSTLRKECRIPVWHDDQQGTALVTLSGLINALKIVGKKIGKVKITLVGAGAANINIARLIMMYGANPANIIMVDHKGILNKKRSDMQYTHPEKWQMCLDTNPQGISGGIAEALENADVLIALSASGPGTIKKEWIIKMAKKAIVFVCANPVPEIWPWEAIEAGAHVVATGRSDFPNQVNNSLGFPAVFRGTLDVMAKTITDEMCISAAVEIAACIPDNKIKPDRLLPTMDNWEIYPKVAVAVGMQAIKQKVAQKIISKDKLYTTAKDIIVRSRAITQTMMKKGLIKPSKI from the coding sequence ATGAAATCGGTAAAGAAATTGCTTGCCGCAGCGCAAAAACCATCAATCCGTTCAGAAAAGCTGCACCCTTTTTATAGAGGAAAAATGGAGGTAGTTCCAAAGTGCAGAATAAAGGACTACACCGATTTTGCCCTATGGTATACACCTGGTGTTGCAAAGGTTTGTAAAAACATTTTTGATAAACCTGAACTGGTTTATGATTACACAAATAAGTGGAACAACGTTGCTGTGGTTAGTGATTGCACCAGAGTGCTTGGTTTAGGTGATATAGGGCCCGAGGCAGGCCTGCCAGTAATGGAAGGCAAAGCTTTGTTGTTTAAATATTTAGGTGGTGTTGATGCTTTTCCTATTTGCCTTGATACAAAAGATAAAAACAAAATAATTGAAACAGTAAAGCTTATTCAGCCGTCATTTGGTGGTATAAACCTTGAAGATATTGAACAGCCAAAATGTTTCCCAATACTTTCAACACTTAGAAAAGAGTGCCGCATACCGGTTTGGCACGACGATCAGCAGGGCACCGCCCTTGTAACTCTTTCAGGCCTAATAAATGCCTTGAAAATTGTTGGCAAAAAAATTGGTAAGGTAAAAATAACACTTGTGGGAGCAGGGGCTGCAAACATCAACATTGCCCGCCTTATAATGATGTATGGAGCAAATCCCGCAAACATTATTATGGTTGACCACAAAGGCATACTCAACAAAAAAAGAAGTGATATGCAATACACCCATCCTGAAAAATGGCAGATGTGTCTTGACACAAATCCGCAAGGTATTAGTGGTGGAATTGCCGAAGCTCTTGAAAATGCCGATGTTTTAATTGCCCTTAGCGCATCTGGCCCGGGAACAATTAAAAAAGAGTGGATTATAAAAATGGCAAAAAAAGCCATTGTTTTTGTTTGCGCAAACCCTGTGCCCGAAATTTGGCCGTGGGAGGCAATAGAGGCAGGTGCCCATGTTGTTGCAACCGGCAGAAGCGATTTCCCAAACCAGGTAAACAACTCACTTGGTTTTCCCGCGGTATTTAGGGGCACACTTGATGTTATGGCTAAAACAATTACCGACGAAATGTGCATTAGCGCTGCTGTGGAAATTGCCGCTTGCATACCTGATAACAAAATAAAACCAGATAGACTTTTACCAACAATGGATAATTGGGAAATATACCCAAAAGTTGCAGTAGCGGTAGGAATGCAGGCAATAAAGCAAAAAGTAGCACAAAAAATAATTTCAAAAGATAAACTTTATACAACAGCTAAAGATATAATTGTTCGCAGTCGCGCAATAACCCAAACAATGATGAAAAAAGGCCTCATTAAACCATCTAAAATATGA
- a CDS encoding transporter, with protein sequence MRKAIVSLLSVTFLASGLFAQPLLLEQATNVVPQKTLEVGIDNLSYQSDVAEITNSTIKLTNTALIIPVVARYGVTNDIEAMLTIPYMSLSQKLEIGGNSATTEDAQLADIHIAGKKTIVLPESWGLTGWNLGAMLDLSLPTGSQSDKFTTEFRNGMNIKPLVAASKNFSSNVSFAKELTFNANISYNLTGEYEPKSWGVKLDPADVLEIGVGAESPCVLVNGLNRILELNYRTLSEQKVAGTAIAGTSGSQMDLVLGARYTFLSGLLKSKLGFVLALGDEKYRTYDYKIVAGVTYLWKI encoded by the coding sequence ATGAGAAAAGCCATCGTTTCATTGTTGTCGGTAACATTTCTTGCATCTGGCCTTTTTGCTCAACCATTACTTTTAGAGCAGGCAACAAATGTAGTTCCGCAAAAAACGCTTGAAGTTGGCATAGATAACCTTTCATACCAAAGTGATGTAGCAGAAATAACAAACAGCACCATAAAGCTTACAAACACAGCATTGATTATTCCTGTTGTTGCAAGGTATGGTGTAACTAACGATATAGAAGCAATGCTTACAATTCCATATATGTCGTTAAGCCAAAAGCTTGAAATTGGTGGCAACTCTGCCACAACTGAAGATGCACAGCTTGCCGATATTCACATTGCCGGCAAAAAAACTATTGTTTTGCCAGAAAGCTGGGGCCTCACAGGATGGAACCTTGGCGCAATGTTAGACTTATCTCTTCCCACAGGTTCTCAAAGTGATAAGTTCACAACAGAGTTTAGAAATGGTATGAATATTAAACCACTTGTTGCTGCTTCAAAAAACTTCTCATCCAATGTGTCATTTGCAAAAGAATTAACTTTCAATGCAAATATATCGTACAATTTAACAGGCGAATATGAACCAAAATCATGGGGTGTTAAGCTTGACCCGGCTGATGTTTTGGAAATAGGTGTAGGTGCTGAAAGTCCATGCGTTTTGGTAAATGGTTTAAATAGAATTTTAGAGTTAAACTACAGAACTTTGTCAGAGCAAAAGGTCGCGGGCACTGCAATAGCCGGTACCTCTGGTTCACAAATGGACTTGGTTCTTGGCGCGAGATATACTTTCCTTTCAGGTTTGCTTAAATCAAAGCTTGGTTTTGTTCTTGCTTTGGGTGATGAAAAGTACAGAACTTATGATTACAAAATTGTCGCTGGCGTAACCTATCTTTGGAAAATATAA
- a CDS encoding metallophosphoesterase, whose product MALVGIISDSHENVNAIQKAVALFNERKVSVMLHAGDIISPMVASYLQKIQTSFYAVFGNNDGERFVWRQRVNGWGQIYERYFETTIDGKKILLMHEPYNLQALAKSQEYDILIYGHTHKVDNRLVGKTLVLNPGENCGFQSGKCTAAILDTDLLKAEIVELY is encoded by the coding sequence ATGGCATTAGTTGGCATAATATCTGACTCTCATGAAAATGTGAACGCAATACAAAAAGCTGTTGCGCTTTTTAATGAACGCAAAGTGTCGGTTATGTTGCACGCGGGTGATATTATATCACCAATGGTGGCAAGCTACCTTCAAAAAATTCAAACAAGCTTTTATGCTGTTTTTGGCAATAATGACGGCGAACGCTTTGTGTGGCGTCAAAGGGTTAATGGTTGGGGACAAATATACGAGCGGTACTTTGAAACAACAATTGACGGCAAAAAAATACTTTTAATGCATGAACCATATAATTTGCAAGCACTTGCCAAAAGCCAAGAGTATGATATTTTAATTTATGGGCACACCCACAAAGTTGATAATAGGCTTGTTGGCAAAACATTGGTTTTAAACCCTGGTGAAAATTGCGGCTTTCAAAGCGGAAAGTGCACAGCGGCAATATTAGATACAGATTTGCTTAAAGCAGAGATAGTTGAGCTTTATTAA
- a CDS encoding NifU family protein: MKERVLKALDKIRPHLQADGGDVEFVGISADGIVTVKLKGACGCCPMAAMTLQNGVARIIKQEVPEVKEVKAID, translated from the coding sequence ATGAAAGAAAGAGTTCTTAAAGCACTTGATAAAATTCGCCCGCATTTACAAGCCGATGGTGGCGATGTTGAGTTTGTTGGCATCTCAGCCGATGGCATTGTGACAGTAAAATTAAAAGGCGCTTGCGGGTGTTGCCCTATGGCGGCAATGACACTTCAAAACGGCGTAGCGCGCATAATAAAACAAGAAGTTCCCGAAGTTAAAGAAGTAAAGGCAATAGATTAA
- a CDS encoding acyl-CoA thioesterase yields MHQTTLRVSYADTDQMGVVYYANYLVYFERARTEWLRSLGITYKQLESDGYYLPVCECSIKYHSSAKYDDLLTICTTLLKLNTASIIISYEILCDGKKIAAGLTTHPFVNRVFKPVKIPQKVRQILTDNKVENNERKSS; encoded by the coding sequence ATGCACCAAACAACACTTCGCGTTTCCTATGCTGACACCGACCAGATGGGTGTTGTATATTACGCAAACTATCTGGTGTATTTTGAACGAGCAAGAACTGAATGGCTTAGGTCGCTTGGCATAACTTACAAACAGTTAGAAAGCGATGGGTATTATTTACCGGTTTGCGAGTGTTCAATAAAGTATCACTCATCGGCTAAGTACGATGATTTACTTACTATTTGCACAACGCTTTTAAAGCTTAATACTGCAAGTATTATTATAAGTTACGAAATATTGTGCGACGGTAAAAAAATTGCTGCAGGTTTAACTACACACCCTTTTGTAAACAGGGTTTTTAAACCGGTAAAAATACCGCAAAAAGTTAGACAAATTCTAACGGACAATAAGGTGGAAAACAATGAAAGAAAGAGTTCTTAA
- a CDS encoding ketose-bisphosphate aldolase — translation MSLVPMKQILEEAMRKQYGVGAYNVNNMEQIQAIMAAAQATQSPVIIQASRGALKYSNFTYLGYLMMAASKENPSIPIAMHLDHGNSLDTVKKAIELGFTSVMIDGSLLEDGKTPSDYGYNVKVTKSVVEYAHKYGVTVEGEIGCLGGIEDGVGSGSIHITDPVQAKQFVDDTGLDALAIAIGTSHGAYKFKGSSELAFNVLKEVRKLVSIPIVLHGASSVPQELIDKVNKFGGKMPGATGVPMKSLQEAIKLGVTKINVDTDGRLAITAAIREIFATAPEKFDPRDYLGPARTALQKLIEGKMKDFWTAGHASDYKQITIEDMKKVYAK, via the coding sequence ATGTCATTAGTTCCAATGAAACAAATTCTTGAAGAGGCAATGAGGAAACAATATGGTGTTGGCGCATACAATGTAAACAATATGGAACAAATTCAAGCCATTATGGCGGCGGCTCAGGCAACACAGTCGCCGGTTATTATTCAGGCAAGCCGCGGCGCGTTAAAGTATTCAAACTTCACATACCTTGGGTATTTGATGATGGCTGCCTCAAAAGAAAACCCAAGCATTCCAATTGCAATGCACCTTGACCATGGCAACTCACTTGATACAGTAAAAAAAGCCATTGAGCTTGGTTTTACATCAGTTATGATAGATGGTTCTTTGCTTGAAGACGGCAAAACACCATCTGACTACGGCTACAATGTAAAAGTAACAAAATCGGTTGTTGAATATGCTCACAAATATGGTGTTACGGTTGAAGGTGAAATTGGTTGTTTAGGTGGAATAGAAGACGGAGTTGGCTCTGGTTCAATTCACATTACCGACCCGGTTCAGGCAAAGCAATTTGTTGATGATACAGGTCTGGATGCCTTGGCAATAGCAATTGGTACATCACATGGTGCGTATAAATTCAAGGGTTCAAGTGAGCTTGCGTTTAATGTTTTAAAAGAAGTTCGCAAACTTGTAAGCATTCCAATTGTTCTGCATGGTGCTTCCTCAGTTCCGCAGGAATTGATAGACAAAGTGAATAAATTTGGTGGTAAAATGCCAGGTGCAACCGGTGTGCCAATGAAAAGCTTGCAAGAAGCAATAAAACTTGGCGTAACGAAAATAAATGTTGACACGGATGGCCGCCTTGCTATAACTGCCGCAATTAGAGAAATTTTTGCTACTGCGCCGGAGAAGTTTGACCCAAGAGATTATCTTGGGCCTGCAAGAACAGCATTGCAAAAACTAATTGAAGGCAAAATGAAAGATTTTTGGACTGCAGGCCATGCAAGTGATTATAAACAAATAACAATTGAAGATATGAAAAAGGTTTACGCTAAATAA
- a CDS encoding acetyl-CoA carboxylase carboxyltransferase subunit alpha, which produces MSVKEEPITALDFEKPIYELEQKIVELKSSASDLGADIAQQLLELEEKSNKLKVEIYGALTPWQKVQIARHPKRPYTLDYIKNCFTDFVELHGDRAFADDKAIICGMAKLDSQPVAVIGHQKGRSLHDNIERNFGMANPEGYRKALRIMKLAEKFNRPIITFIDTSGAYPGIGAEERGQAEAIARNLREMSVLKVPVISVVIGEGGSGGAVGIGVANYLLMLENAYYSVISPEGCAAILFRDATKAIDAANALKITAKDLYELKIVDEIIAEPLGGAHKDMALATANVKEALEKTLAKLLLLDKKMLCQARYEKYRSIGVFTQEKLTIN; this is translated from the coding sequence ATGTCAGTAAAAGAAGAGCCTATCACAGCACTTGATTTTGAAAAACCCATATACGAATTAGAACAGAAAATAGTTGAACTTAAATCTTCGGCAAGTGATCTCGGTGCAGATATTGCCCAACAGCTGCTTGAGCTTGAAGAAAAAAGCAATAAGCTAAAAGTGGAAATTTACGGTGCGCTCACTCCATGGCAAAAAGTTCAAATTGCCCGCCATCCAAAAAGGCCCTACACCCTTGACTACATAAAAAATTGTTTTACTGATTTTGTTGAACTTCATGGCGACCGCGCTTTTGCCGATGATAAGGCAATAATTTGTGGTATGGCAAAGCTTGACTCTCAACCGGTTGCCGTAATTGGTCATCAAAAAGGCAGAAGTTTGCACGATAACATAGAAAGAAACTTTGGCATGGCAAACCCGGAAGGTTATAGAAAAGCATTAAGAATAATGAAACTTGCTGAAAAGTTTAACAGGCCAATAATTACATTTATAGACACATCTGGCGCATACCCCGGCATAGGCGCAGAAGAGCGCGGACAGGCAGAAGCCATAGCAAGGAACTTGCGTGAAATGTCAGTTTTGAAAGTTCCTGTTATAAGCGTGGTAATTGGTGAGGGCGGTTCTGGCGGTGCGGTTGGAATTGGTGTTGCTAATTACCTGCTTATGCTTGAAAATGCTTACTATTCAGTAATTTCACCCGAAGGTTGCGCGGCAATTCTTTTTCGCGATGCTACAAAAGCAATTGATGCTGCAAATGCCCTAAAAATTACGGCAAAAGACCTTTATGAATTAAAAATAGTAGATGAAATAATTGCGGAGCCACTGGGTGGAGCACATAAAGATATGGCGCTGGCTACTGCAAATGTAAAAGAAGCACTTGAAAAAACCCTTGCAAAACTGCTTTTACTTGATAAGAAAATGCTTTGCCAGGCGCGGTATGAAAAATATAGAAGTATTGGTGTATTCACACAAGAAAAACTTACTATAAACTAA